TCCACCTGCTGACCACGAGTATTATACATCAGTCAAACCTCCCTCACAGAAACTTGACTCTCACCTCCCTCTTATCCCCCCTCAAGAGCGAGATGATAAAAGTGTTGATTCGGCCAGTCTTTCGACCTCCCAGAATGGCATTCCCTACCTCGCATCAGAGTCTCCCGCGTGCTTCCTTAGTCGTTTCGTTTATACGACGGAGGTTTTTAGCCCGTGGAGAGAAAAGAGAGGCGTCTAAATGCTATACTTAATACCCTATGACCGACATACTCGCAGGCCTCAATCCCGCCCAGAAAGAAGCTGTCGAAACCATCTCCGGCCCCGTGCTGATACTGGCCGGGCCCGGCTCCGGCAAGACGCGCGTCATCACCCACCGCATCGCCTATCTGGTAAAGGTCTGCCGCGTCAGCCCGCGACACGTCTTAGCCGTCACCTTCACCAACAAGGCCGCCCGCGAGATGCAGGAGCGCCTGAGCGCCCTTGCCAGCACCGCCGCGAAGGACATAAACATGGGCACCTTCCACGCCATCTGCGCCCGCCTGCTGCGCATCGAGGGCAAGGCCGTGGGCATCGAGTCCGGCTTCGTGATTTACGACCAGGACGACCAGCTCTCACTGGTGAAGCGCGCCATGGGAGAGCTTAATCTCGACCCCAAGCAGCACTCGCCCGCCGCCGTGCTCAACCAGATTTCCAGCGCCAAGAGCCAGACCTTCGGGCCGAAAGACTACATCAAGCGCGGGCGCAGCTACTTCGAGGAGGTGGCCGGGCGCGTCTATGAGCGCTACCAGGAGATGCTCAAGGCGTCCAATGCCCTCGACTTCGACGACCTGCTGATGCGCACCGTGGAGCTTTTCCGCACGCACAAAGAGGTGCTGGAGCGTTACCAGTCGCGCTATGTTCACGTAATGGTAGACGAGTTCCAGGACACCAATCTGGTGCAATACGAGCTGGTGAAGATGCTGGCGGGCAAGTTCCGCAACCTGTGCGTGGTGGGCGACCCCGACCAGTCTATCTACTCATGGCGCTCGGCCGACCTGCGCAACATCCTCAACTTCGAGAAGGACTATCCCGAGGCCAAAACCATCCTGCTGGCGCAGAACTACCGCTCCACCAAGACTATTCTGGACACGGCCTCCGCCGTTATCTCCACCAACAAGCAGCGCAAGCCCAAGGAGCTCTTCACCGAGAACGAGCAGGGTACGCCGGTGACGCTGGCCGAGACCTACAACGAGCAGGAAGAGGCCCAGTTCGTGGTCAACGAGATCGAGAAGCTCACCGGGCGTGGAGAGGCCAAACTGCGGGACGTGGCGGTCATGTACCGCACCAACGCCCAGTCCCGCGCGCTGGAGGAGGCCTTCATCCGCTACGGCACGCCCTACAAGCTGGTGGCCGGCACGCGCTTCTACGAGCGCAAAGAGGTCAAGGACGTCATCGCCTACCTGCGCCTGATACAGAACCCGGCCGACGACATCTCGCTCATGCGCGTCATCAACGTCCCCCAGCGGGGCATCGGCGAGCGCACCGTGGCCGACCTGGGCGCCTGGGCCAAGCCGCTGGGGCTGTCGCTCTACGGCGGCATACGCGAGATGACTGAGCAGAGCGAGGTTCTGAAGCTCTTCAGCCCCAGGACGACCAAACTATTAGCAGACTTTTACAAGATGGTCGAGGACTTAAAAGCCAAGAGCCGGGCGCTCAAGCTGCTGGACTTCTTCGACAGAGTCATCGACCGCACCGGCTTCAAGGAAAGCGTCTTGGCCTCGCCCGACGGCGAAGACCGCTGGGATAACGTCATGGAGCTGCGGGGTGTGGTGCAGGATTATAACGAGCTGCCGCCCGGCGAGGCGCTGTCCGCCCTGCTGGAGGGCGTGACGCTGGTGTCTGACGTGGACGGGCTCAAGGAAGCAACGGACACCGTTACCCTCATCACGCTGCACCAGGCCAAGGGACTGGAGTTCCCGGTGGTGTTCATCGTGGGCATGGAAGAGGGCATACTGCCACACATACGCTCCTTCGACGACCCGGCGCAGATGGAGGAAGAGCGCCGCCTGTGTTACGTGGGCATCACGCGCGCCAAGAACAGGGTATATCTGGTGCGCGCCTTCCGCCGCAACATGATGGGCGGCTCGAACGTCAACGCGCCCTCGCGCTTCCTTAAAGATATTCCCGCCGAGCTCATTACCGGCTCCATGCCATGGAAGACCGCCGAGACTAAAATCTCCCAGAAAGCCTATGAGTGGGAGGCCGCCCAGGAGACAGGCGAGGACCAGTCACTGCCGGAGCTTAAAGCGGGCGATGCCGTGCGCCACGCCCAGTTCGGCGAGGGTGTCATCATCAGCGCTCATCCGGTGCGCGGCGACATGGAGGCCATCGTGGCCTTCAAGGGCGTGGGGGTCAAAAAGCTGCTGCTGAGTTTCGCCCGGCTGGAGAAGGTGGAATAGACCGTGCCAATACAACTCCTCGACCCGCAGGTGATATCGCGCATCGCCGCCGGCGAGGTTATCGAGCGCCCGGCCTCGGTGGTCAAAGAGCTGGTGGAAAATGCGCTCGACGCCGGGGCCACGCAAATCTCGGTGGAGATACAGGGGGGCGGTCTGGAGTTGATACGCGTCAGTGATAACGGCTGCGGCATTCCTCCAGCCGACCTGGAACTGGCCTTCCAGCGCCACGCCACCAGCAAGATAATGCGCTTCGAGGATATGTTCTCGCTGCACAGCCTGGGCTTCCGTGGAGAGGCACTGCCCAGCATTGCCGCCGTTGCCGAGGTGGAGATAACCTCATGCCCAGCGAACGCGACCGAGGGTGGACGTCTCCACATGCGGGACGGCAAGACACTCAAGAAAAGCGCGCTGGGGCGGGCACCGGGGACTACCATCAGCGCCGTGCGGCTCTTTCAGTCAGTCCCCGCCCGGCTCAAATTCCTCAAGTCACGGCCAACTGAAGCTGCCCACATCGCAAACGTCATCAGCCAGTACGCTTTAGCCTATCCCGAAGTAAAGTTCAGCCTCGTAATGGACAGCAAAAGTAGCCTCACTACACCGGGGAGCGGCAAACTCTCCGACGCCATAATTCAGGTCTATGGGCTTGAAGTCGCCCGCAATATGCTCGACATCGGGGGGCAGGGATGGAACGCTGACGCAGCTATCAAGGTAAGCGGCATGGTCTCCAGCCCGGCTATATCGCGCTCAACAGGTAACTACGTCAGTCTCTTTGTCAACCGCCGCTGGATAACCAGTCGTCGCCTGACATATGCGGTTGAGGAGGCCTATCACGGCCTGCTGATGACGGGTAAGCACCCCATTGCCGTCATCAATATCGAGGTCGCCCCCACAGACGTGGACGTCAACATTCACCCCACCAAGAGCGAGGTCAAGTTCAAAGACGAGTCGGCCGTGTTCGGGGCGGTGCAGCGCGCAGTGCGCCAGGCGCTGGTAAACATGACACCTGTATCAAGCATCGCAGAGGTTTCCGCACCATATCAGACGACAAAACAGTCCGCGCTCTTCAGCCATCATCCTCCAACGACGCGGCAACCGGTCGCGGAGCCACTTAAGTCTAGCGCTTCGTCTGAAACCCAACCCCTTGCCACTCCTAAAGTAACCCTCCCCGCTCTCCGGCTGCTGGGCCAGATTAGAAACAGTTACATCGTAGCCGAGGGGCCGGACGGTTTATACCTCATCGACCAGCATGCCGCCCACGAGCGTATTCTGTTTGAGAAACTGAGCCGCGAGAAAACACTAGACAAGCTGGAGGTACAGGCTTTACTCAGCCCCGAGCCTTTCGACGTCACCCCAGCGCAAGCGAGCATACTCGCCCAGCACGTGGATGACCTTGCGGAGATGGGGTTCCTCCTGGAGTCTTTCGGGACAAGCACCTACCTGGCGCGCACCGTTCCGGCCATGCTGGCAGACAAAAACTGGAAAGCCATGCTGAGCGAGTTGCTGGAGTCAGGGGACAGAGAGCGGAGTCAGTTCATGGAGCGGCTGATGGCTCTTACCGCTTGCCATAGCGCGGTGAGGTTCGGGCAAACGCTCGGAGAGGACGAGATGCGCGAGATGCTGAGGCAACTGGAGCAAGTGGACCTGCCCAACTCCTGCCCGCATGGGCGCCCCACGCTGATATGCCTGACTCACGAGCAGTTGGGGAAAGAGTTTAAGCGCTCGTGAATTGATTTAAGCACGCGCAAGACCCGTGTCTTTAAGTGGTGCAATTACCCCAACAGGTAGCTATTGACACAACCTGGTGAGGGGGTATAACCTTTAGCTTGAAAGACAAAAGGGGGAATTATATGGCTGATACTTCTCAGGACATTAGATCTCAGGATAATTTCCTAGGCGCACTTTGTTACCTTTTTGGATGGGTTACAGGTCTGATTTTATGGTTTTCGGGACTCAAGAAGAAGTTTATACGCTTCCATGCAATGCAGTCGACCATCGTTTCTGTCGTGTTAATGATTATCTTCTTCGCATTATCATGGGTGCCGAATATTGTCTGGATAATCAGTGGGCTTGGAATACTGGCCTTTGTCCTCTGGATAGTTTTAATGGTCAAGGCTTATCAGGGGCAGATGTATAAATTACCTGTCATCGGCAATTTAGCCGATAAGTGGTCGAATAATAAGTAGGAGCGCCTTCTGTAGTTTAGAGAAGACTCTCTCGCCTTCGACTTTATCCCCCCTCTTCTATCCCCTCGACATGCGGCTGGAATAACTCGTAGCGCACCATGCCGTCCTCAATAAGCTGGCGTATTTTGCGCTCGACGGGCGAAAGCTGGCAGTTCTTGCCCGTTTTTATCTCCATGATAACGATTTCCTGAGGGTCACCGCAGGCCAGACCGGGGAAGATAATCAGGTCGAAGGGTGTGCCGATAAAGCGCACTTCGGTGGGGTCGTACTTGAAATCGGGGAGGTAGGGCGCAATCTGTTCGGTGAACTTGCCGCCCAGCACCGAGCGGCTCTGCGTGATGGCACTCCTGCGAATTCTCTCGCGCTCCGCCTCCAGAGTTTGGCGTTCAAGCGCCTGCCATTCCTGAAAACGCTTTGAGAAACGCCAGCGCAGGATGACATAAATAAACCAGACGATAACCGCCACCAAAAGCATTACCAGGGCGATAAATTGAGGCGAGTCCATAAGCTCCTCCTGTAGAGATATCGGAATACCCCCTCACCTTAATCCTCTCCCACGAGGGGAGAGGGAAATTATTATAACGGACTTATCAGCTTGACTAAAACAGTCCTGATCAGTAAAAAGTGATCGGCCTAAAAGTGTGAAGCTGTTCAGTCCGCCGCTTTATGGCTGCTGCCGGGTTTCACCAGCGGCTTACCGGCTTTGCACAGCGGGCACTCTTCAGGTTTGTATGCTGGAGTGACCGAGCGCAGGCAACTGAAAAGGGGATAACCCAGCTTGAGGTCGTGCTCGGAGCGGTCCACCAGCACGCCGATGCCGACAACGGAGGCGTTTTTCTCGGCGACGGCCTCGAGGACTTCTTTCACCGATTTGCCGGTAGTGAGCACGTCATCCACAACAAGAACCCGCTCGCCGGGTTTCAGCAGGAAGCCGCGGCGAAAAGCGCGCTTCCCGCTCTCCTCTTTTTCGGCGAAAATGCAGCGTACGCCTAGCTGTTTGGCCACCTCAAATGCCAATATGATTCCCCCGGTAGTCGGCCCGGCCACCACATCAATATTTTCGGGTTTAAACCGCTCGGCTATCATAGCGCAAAGTTGTTGAGTGTATTTGGGATGTTCCAGGATGCGGAATTTCTCCCAGTAGACCGGAGAATGCAGCCTAGACGTCAGCAGAAAATGACCGTCCAGCACCGCACCCGTTTTTTTGAAAAGGGACTCGACATTAGCTTGCCCATGGTTCGACATCTTTCCCTCCCTCATTATGCACCGGATAGTTTGTAATTGGGCGCCGCTCCGAACTTACTGAATGGCCAGGTGACCCACCAGGCCCGGCCGACGATGTTGCTGCGGGGTACGGTCCAGCCTGTATGCGAATCGCCGGAATTATTGCGGTTATCGCCCATGACAAAGTAATTATCCGGCGCGATGGCAGGGCTGGTATAGGTGTAGTCCGCTGGGGCAGTTATATAAGGTTCGTCAAGCTTTATAACTGTGCCGTCCGTCTTATGAATATACACGTTTCCGCCTGTTATCTCGACGACTTCGCCAGGCAGACCTATGATGCGCTTGATGTAGTCTTTGTCCGAATTCACTTGCGGAGGCGGGACGAATACGATGATGTCGCCTCTCTGAAGCAGGTGGCCGAATTTATAAGCCAGTTTGTTAATGAACAGCCTCTCCCCGATGCTCAGTGTAGGCAGCATGCTGCCGCTGATGACCTCGGCGTTTTGCAGTGCGTAATGAATTCCGAGGAATAAAACCAGAGCCATGAGGAGCGTAACAATAATTTCTCGCAGGATAGGTTTCATTTATTTTCAACCTGAAGGTAAAGCATAGTTCGGGGCCAGTCCAATATCAGAAGGCGGCCAGGTCACCAGCCAGGCCTTGCCGACAATATCCTTGAGCGCAACCGTCCAGCCGCCGCGCGAGTCGGATGAGTTATTGCGGTTGTCGCCCATGACAAAATACCGTCCGGGTGGGATGACGTCGCCGGTGTAATTCCGCACTGAGGGATTCGGCACATAGGTCTCATCCAGCGCAAAGATGTTGCCGTCAGCCTGATGTATATAGACCTTGCCGCCTCTGAGTTCCACTCTCTCTCCCGGTAACCCGATAATGCGCTTGATAAAATCATTCTCAGAACTCAGGGTCTCGGGTGGAATAAGCACAATCACATCGCCCCGGTGAGGAGTGCCACCTAAGCGGTAGGCCAGCTTGTTTATCAAAACCCGTTCTCCATTGTGCAGATTGGGTTCCATACTGTAGCCGATAACCTCGGAGTTCTGTATCGAGTAGCGGATACCAAGAAAGAGCAGCAAAGCGATGAGCAGAGTGACAATTACTTCGCGCAGGAAACTACCCAAATATCTCACTCCTATCTAGTTGGTCAAATTATACTACGGTACTCCGCTTATGGCTAATTGCAAAGCCAGCGCAGCACCATAATAGTCTCTGGTCAAATAATCAAAACATGCCAGTTAAAGAATAACCAAAGACAGTTTTCTGCGTTATAATAGATAGTAAGCAATCACAATAGAAAGCAAAGGAGACAATCATGAAAAAGGGATTACTCATATTGGGCACTGCCCTGGCCGTTCTGGTCCTGGCGGTCAGCGCCTGGGGCTGCGGCTCGTTTTCCAGCGGCAGCGGCTCCGATGTCAATCAGTCAAATATCAGCCAGCAGAACAACGGCATCTGGGTGACCGGTGTCGGCAAGGTAACGATGACGCCTGACCTGGCCGTGGTAAGCTTGGGCGTTCAGGCTCAGGCTTCAACCGTAGCCAACGCGCAGCAACAGGCAGCCAAGGCTATGGCTGACGTAATAGCGGCCCTAAAGGGCAATGGCGTGGCGGATAAAGACATCGCCACACAGTATTACAATATTACGCCCGTGTACAGCTACGACCGGGACACCGGGAAACAGGTACTGGAAGGATACAGCGTAAGCAATACTGTGACAGTAAAAATCCGCACTGTGGGCAATGCTGGCGTAGTCATAGATGCAGTGGCTGCAGCCGGAGGCGACTACACTCGCATCAACAGCATCGCGTTGACAGTGGACAAACCAGAAGTGTACAACGAGCAGGCACGCGAAAATGCCATGAACGACGCGGCCAACCGCGCCAAGCAACTGGCCAAGCTCAGTGGTGTTAAACTGGGTAAAGCTACTTACATAAATGAATCGCTTAATAGCTCATCCCGGACCATCTACTTCGATTCAGGCATAAAAGCCGCACCGTCCGTGCCTACCACGCCCATAAGCCCCGGAGAAACGGAAATTACCTTGACCGTCCAAGTAGTCTACAGCATATCCTAGTCAAGAGAGTCACCATTCAAAAACGAGCCAGTCCTGTTGGAACTGGCTCGTTTCCGTTTCGCGTTATTTGGAGACAAAAATACGCCTTTCAATTTGCACTTTCAAAAAAGAGAGTGCTAGAATGTGCGCGTTATGGACTTCATGGAACAGGCTATCTCGCTTGCCAGGCTGGCGCAGGGCAATGTCTCACCCAACCCCGCCGTAGGCGCAGTGCTGGTGAAGGACGGGGTGGTAGTAGGGCAAGGCTTCACGCAGCCTCCTGGCGCGCACCACGCAGAGATAGTCGCTATCGAACAGGCAGAAGAAAGCGCCAGGGGCAGTACACTACACGTGAGCCTGGAACCATGCTGCCACTTCGGGCGCACACCGCCATGTACCCACGCCATTATTGCCGCCGGAATCAGCCGGGTGCATATCGCTATGATAGATCCCAACCCCGCCGTTGCCGGTAAAGGCCAAAGCGAGCTTGAGAACGCCGGCATCCAGACCTTTGTCGGTGAACATGAGGAACAGGCGCGTCAGCTCAATGAAGCTTACGCCAAATACATCACTACTGGCCTGCCCTTCGTCACCGTCAAATTTGCTATGAGCCTCGACGGTAAAATCGCCACGACCTCAGGCGATTCCAAATGGATCAGCAACGCCGAATCGCGGCAGTTCGCCCATAGCCTGCGCCACACCAGCGACGCCATCATGGCCGGGGTAAATACCGTGCTGGCGGACGACCCGCACCTCACCACGCGCAGCTGCGGAGGCAGGGGAGGCACAACCAAACGGCAGCCGCTGAGAATAATCGTGGACGGGAAAGGCCGGACGCCCCAGAGCGCCCGCATCTTTCACGAAGCCGGTAAGACCATACTGGTTCTGGGAAGGTCCGCCACGGCCAATGAAAAAGAGGCTTTTACCAGGCTTGGCGCAGAAATCCTGGAACTGCCATCCGTTGATGGCATTATCGAGCTTAAAGCCCTGTTCAAGATTCTGGGTGAAAGGCAGGTGACCAGCGTGCTGGTGGAGGGCGGCGGCATTCTGGCGGGTTCGCTTTTCGATCAGGAACTGGTCGACCGTGTTTTTGCATTCATAACCCCCATAATTATCGGCGGCAAAGCCAGCACGGCGGTAGCCGGCAGGGGAGCGGACAAGCTTGCCGATGCTTACCGGCTGGAAAGAATCACAACAACAAGGTTCGGCGAAGACACCTTGATCAGCGGCTACATCGTCAAAAAATAACATTGATTTCGCCCGTCTCAAAAGCTATGTTTACTGGAATTGTGGAAGAAATCGGCCAGGTGGCAGCGCTAAACGGACACCGCCTGACTGTCCGCGCCCACAAAGTCCTCAAGGGAATCGAAACCGGGGGCAGTATAGCAGTCAACGGCACATGCCTCACCGTGACTGAATTTGATACCGACTCTTTTACCGTTGACATAATGGAAGAGACACTCAAACGCACTAACCTGGGTATTCTAAAAGCAGGAGACTTCATCAACCTTGAAGGCGCACTGACACTCTCGAAAGGTCTGGGCGGACATCTGGTACAGGGACATGTCGATGCTACCGGCCGTGTGAAGTCTGTCGCACAGCTTGACAAATCCACACTGATCACTATAACCGCTTCGCCCCAGGTAATGCGTTACATCGTGGAAAAAGGATTTGTAGCCGTGGACGGTATCAGCCTGACCGTGGTTGAGCGGACCGAGTCGACTTTCTGCGTATCGATCATCGGATTCACCAGGGAAAATACCACACTCGGCCAAATCAAAGTTGGCGATATAGTTAATCTTGAGGCTGATATCATCGCCAAGTACGTAGAACAGTTCGTTGCGGGCCCCAAAAATGGCATCAGCAGGGATTTCCTGAAGGAACATGGTTTTTTAACCGGTTGATGTGTTAAAGTGAGAGTATATGGCATTTGCGAGCATTCAAGAAGCAATAGCTGACATAAAAGCGGGCAAATTCGTCATAGTGGTCGATGATGAGAGCCGCGAGAACGAAGGCGACCTGATAATAGCGGCGGAAAAGATCACCCCCGAAGCCATTAACTTTATGGCTGTCCACGCGCGCGGCCTCATCTGCGCCCCCATGACCGGGCAGCGCTTAGATGAGCTTAAAATCCCCTTGATGGTGACGGAGAACACCTCGGCCCATACGACGGCTTTTACCGTTTCTGTAGAAGCCCGGCACGGGGTAACGACGGGAATTTCGGCACGGGACAGGGCCAGGACCATCAAAGCTCTCATCGACCCGGCCAGTAAACCCGAAGATATCGCGCGGCCCGGCCATATCTTCCCGCTGCGCGCCCGGGACGGCGGTGTGCTGGTGCGCGCCGGTCATACTGAGACAACTGTCGATCTGGCGCGGCTGGCAGGCCTGTATCCGGCCGGTGTATGCTGCGAAATTATGAACGAAGATGGCAGTATGGCCAGACTGCCGAAGCTCGAACAACTGGCAAAAAAACTTAACATTAAAATTATCAGCGTGGCCGACCTTATCTCCTATCGCCGCCGCCACGAAAAACTGGTGCACCTAGTCACAGAAACCAGGCTGCCCACACCATTCGGTGAATTCAAAGCGCTGGCCTATAAGAGCGATATTGAAAGCGGCGAGCACCTGGCGCTGGTGATGGGTGATATAAAAAACGGGACGCCGGCGCTGGTGCGCGTACACAGCGAATGCCTGACCGGAGACGTTTTCGGCAGCCAGCGCTGCGACTGCGGCGAACAACTGGATATGGCCATGAAGATGGTAGCCGGGGAAAAACGTGGCGTCATCCTCTACATGCGGCAGGAAGGGCGAGGCATCGGCTTCCATAATAAACTTTGCGCCTACGCGCTGCAGGACAAGGGCATGGACACAGTTGAGGCCAACCTCTCGCTGGGTTTCGATGCCGACCTCAGGGATTATGGCATCGGAGCACAGATACTGGCTGACCTGGGTTTAAAAAAGATCCGCCTGCTGACCAACAACCCCAAAAAGGTGGTTGGAATCGAAGGATACGGGCTCAAGGTGGTAGAAACGGTTCCTATCATCGCGCCGACCAATCCTCACAACCGCAAATACCTTGAAACCAAGCAAAAAAAGATGGGACACAATCTGAAAATCGCGGATGAAACGACGGGAAAATCCGACTCGAAATAAGGAGGAGATATGGGTAAAACATTTGAAGGCAATCTGGCAGGGAGCGGGCTAAAATTCGGTATCGTTATCTCCCGTTTTAACGAATTTATCGGCGGCAAGTTGCTGGACGGAGCCAAAGACGCGTTGGTGCGCCACGGCGTGGGTGCGGATGATATCGACGTCGCATGGACACCGGGAGCCTTTGAAATACCTCTGATAGCCCTTAAAATGGCTCAGACGCGCAAATATAACGGAGTCATCTGCCTAGGTGCGGTGATACGTGGGGGGACGCCCCATTTCGAATATGTGGCCTCTGAGCTGAACAAGGGCATCGCCCAGGTTATTCTTCAGACCGGAACCCCGGTTTCCAATGGAGTCATCACCGCGGATACGCTGGAACAGGCCATCGAGCGCGCCGGCACCAAGATGGGGAACAAGGGTTTCGATGCCGCCGTCAGCGCGGTGGAAATGTCCAACCTGATGAAGAGTATGGGTTAGCCTACCACCTTCAAGACTTAACAAGGTAAACCATATCGCCCCGTCTTACTCTTACCGGGACTCTGATACCCACAGAATCTCCCGCTTTGGCTTGGGTGATGTCCTTGTGGTCAATTTGTATCGAATCCACATTCATCTCGGTATCGCTGGTGTGCCCCAGAATATGGATTCTGTCACCGATATGAAGCGGTGCGTTCAGATCAACTCCGGCTACCATGATATGGGAAAAGTAATCCGAGACCCTGCCCACCCCAATTTCTGGCATGCTTCTCACCTCCTCTCCCATAAAATTATA
This window of the Dehalococcoidia bacterium genome carries:
- a CDS encoding 6,7-dimethyl-8-ribityllumazine synthase; translated protein: MGKTFEGNLAGSGLKFGIVISRFNEFIGGKLLDGAKDALVRHGVGADDIDVAWTPGAFEIPLIALKMAQTRKYNGVICLGAVIRGGTPHFEYVASELNKGIAQVILQTGTPVSNGVITADTLEQAIERAGTKMGNKGFDAAVSAVEMSNLMKSMG
- a CDS encoding translation elongation factor-like protein; protein product: MPEIGVGRVSDYFSHIMVAGVDLNAPLHIGDRIHILGHTSDTEMNVDSIQIDHKDITQAKAGDSVGIRVPVRVRRGDMVYLVKS